The Setaria italica strain Yugu1 chromosome VIII, Setaria_italica_v2.0, whole genome shotgun sequence genome includes the window gaagTCGTCGGAGAACTTGATCTGCAGCGTCCCCGACGCGGTGCGGTGGAGCTCGAACGGCCGGCCCTGCTGCTTGCCAGCGGCCttgccggcggcgcccgcggtggagaggaggagcagcagcgagGAGGCGAGGGAGACGAAGGAGAGGACGGAGCGGAAGAGGtgcgcggggaggaggaagtAGGCCTGCCCGGGTTGCAGCTCCTCCCCGGGCGCCACGGCGGGGATCTTCTCCCCGATCAGCAGCGCGTCGGCGCGGCACACCAGGTGCCGCGGGTGCTGCTGCATCAGCTCCCAAGCCGTCACCGGCGGCGGGTACGCCCGGACCCGCCCGTCGCACCCCACCAGCCGCACCACCTTCGCCTTGCCATCcttctccggcggcggaggagggaggagggacgccgggtcctcctcctcccggggcGGCGAGGGGcagggcgacggcgacggcgggtgCGGAAAGCaggacgccgcggcgccgggggcgtGCAGGTGAAGCGCGGGGACCAGCGACTTCCACTGCCTCATGGCTGTCGAGCTGAGGTCCGAAGAGGAGATGGGGGTGGGGGGAGAGTGGAAGAGGGAGACCAGGAGCAaggagaggaggtggcggcgacgagTGGGGTGGTGGGTATAAGAGGCAGGAAGGAAGGCAAGGTGGGGAGCGTGGGGGCACGGGGGGCCCACCGGCGTGGTGGCAGGTTTGACACTTTGACCGGCGGTTTTTTAAGGGGCCTCGTCGTCTGGATCTAGCAGCTGGCTCGCCTGGCTCTCCGtgacttttccttttttcttttttttttctcttctctttctctctcctctcttttctctctctttccagGGCACTGTGTAGACTTcgattttaaaaaaaactgtgtAGACTGTAGAGAGAGAGCGGGGGCGTGTGGGTTGTCGACGTCGTCCGTTCAAAGATGCGAGCGAGGCTGTCAGTGAGTCGGTGCCCACGTGTGGGTGGGGAGCGGTCGACCAGCCACGGCCACGGGCCACCAGCTCGGCCCGCGAGCGAGATGGCCCGGACTCgggtcgccggcgcggcgcggcgcggcacgggaGGGACGGAATTGGAAACCTCTTGGGCGGGCCAGTGTCAGTGGGTGACTGACTGACAGATGACCACGTATGCCTCGGACAGAAATTTcttttagagagagagagagagagagagagagagagagtattgACTGGTGCCCACGGGCACACGAAAGGGAGACGGGAAAGAGTTTGACCGGCTGCCGAAGACGGGGAGATGATGATGGACTGGTCGTCCGAGATCTCGGCACCGATCGATCCACCGTGCTGGAATTTTGAATTCTCCTTCGAGAGCGCCGTGGAGAAGAGGAACCAAGACGTCATTTGCTTTAGACTTTATCCGTTTTATCATCAGTACTGTGGTTGCCGTTGCTCTACTGAACACAGTATAAGAGCGCTCCTCGTGGATATGGGAATGTTTGAGTTTCACGCCCAGAATTTTGGTAATGAATAATGTGTTTTCGAAATTTTCACCCACTCACGGTATGCAATCTACTGAAACGTTCCTAGCCATCCaccgaaagaagaaaaaagtgttACAGCCTGGAGCCAGGGCGGCTTTACCGGCCGAAACCTACTCCTTTTCCGATGGATTTTTATTGCTTCGGCAAACGCTCATGGAATTCTATGATTCTCAGAGGATGGTAACGCATTTTGCAGGGGTTGTTTCTGATGGGGGGCTTTACAGATGTACTAGTACTTAGCATGATGCATAATGCATATCATTGGGGTAACGCTCGTGTCTGCTGGTGCTGTTCTGGCGTTAGTGTCTGCCGAAAAAGGTGGAGGTCCGGTGCGGACTTTGCCTTTTCGCATTTTTCTTCGTCCATGTAGAAACTTCCCGCATGCCGATCAAATTGGTTTTTTCCCTGGTGCCATGCATAAGAACTCCCTATGCAATGATAGAAGTGGCTTTCCATTGCTCACGCAGTTTCTCCTTGTGCATCGGTCCAGATGGTCTTCTATTAGCATGCACAACAAAAATTTTGTTTCT containing:
- the LOC101764018 gene encoding uncharacterized protein LOC101764018, with the translated sequence MRQWKSLVPALHLHAPGAAASCFPHPPSPSPCPSPPREEEDPASLLPPPPPEKDGKAKVVRLVGCDGRVRAYPPPVTAWELMQQHPRHLVCRADALLIGEKIPAVAPGEELQPGQAYFLLPAHLFRSVLSFVSLASSLLLLLSTAGAAGKAAGKQQGRPFELHRTASGTLQIKFSDDFLVGGGGCGGASDETPAAEAKPGVLRGDARLAKDYEELVGYGKSRRWAPKLETIEEVVVAAAAASPDAAAPTPERRRSRALPFLGRLGSRRRRDTCSGGSAVACSG